From Micropterus dolomieu isolate WLL.071019.BEF.003 ecotype Adirondacks linkage group LG21, ASM2129224v1, whole genome shotgun sequence:
GTTAGCGGGAGGCTAAAATTTAGCGGAAGTTAGCAGGAGGCACACAGTTAACAGGAGGCTCATAGTTAGCGGGAGGCTAACAGTTAGCGGAAGTTAGCAGGAGGCTCACAGTTAGCAGGAGGCTCACAGTTAGCGGGAGGCTCACAGTTAGCAGGAGGCTAACAGTTAGCGGGAGGTTAACAGTTAGCGGAAGTTAGCGGGAGGCTCACAGTTAGCGGGAGGCTCACAGTTAGCGGGAGGTTAACAGTTAGCGGAAGTTAGCAGGAAACCCACAGTTAGCGGGAGGCTAACAGTTGGAGGCTAACAGTTGGAGGCTCACAGTTAGCGGGAGTTAGCAGGAAGGTCACAGTTAGCGGGAGGCTAACAGTTAGCGGGAGTTAGCAGGAAGGTCACAGTTAGCGGGAGGTTAACAGTTAGTGGAAGTTAGCAGGAAACTCACAGTTAGCGGGAGGCTAACAGTTAGTGGAAGTCAGCAAGAGGCTCAGAGTTAGCAAGAGGCTAACGGCTAACATGTTGTTTCTGTCTCCCCCTGGTGGTCACATGAACacctgctgctctgacagacgCCAGGAGGCCCAGCATCAGCATCCAGCCTGCAAGAGGAggtgcagagaggaggaggaggaggaggaggagatgaaggggaggaggagaacagcaGGAGGCTGTGAGGAGAACAGGGATCCAAGAGAAGCTCTTTGGAGGAGAACACCGAACCTGAAGAGAGAGCACAGACGGTGAGAACCGGTCCGGTTTCACGTGGCTCAGATACAGGAGACAGTCAGACTTGATCTAAAGACCACAAAGCACTGCAGACCCTGACTCTCTGAAGTAGCACTACACTGCAATGAATTCTGGGTAAAATAAGacaatttttaaaacaaaaaaatggttTTGAGTAGGTGCATCCGACCGCTCAGTGCAGTTTACCCCAGcgaaaaaaatgtgtttgttggaGCTGTAAAATGGTTATTAGGACATTTTACAGTTAGCAGAGAGTTTGGCAACAAAAAGAAACGCTTTGGAAAAAACCTGCGATGATAGTAACCAGCATTAACCCGACCGCTGAGCGGAGCGTCAGAGATACTCAAAAAGATCCAAGAACATGGcgccaaaacaaaaatatttaagagGAAACATCCTGAAACGGGAAGAGGCAGGACTGATCCATCTGTCAGACTGCCTGGGGTCAGGTGTCTCATGTTTACGTCTAAACCTAGTCTTCATTTTTGTAAAACAGTCCAACTTAAATCAGACCAGTCTGAACTAATTTTAGACTAGTCCAGCACAACAGAAACTGGCCCCTGATCCCTGATCAGGAACCAACATTCAGACTCTGAGCTTCAGATGTTGTTTCTGCAGGTTTTCACAGTCTGGAACCAGAACCAGGACCTCAGTCAGGACTGGATCTGAGTCTGCAGCTGGAtctggattcaggtctggaagTGAGATCCAGTCCTGCAGACCGCAGGTCAGAGTGGCCCAGATCAGTAAGACCAGGATCCAGACTTCAGTCCAGACTGTAGATCTCAGAGGGTCTGAACTGGTTCAGGGTTTGGTCCTCACAGATCGGACTGATCCAGGATCCACTGAGAGCAATCTGGACTACAGGAGACTGACCCGGATCAGACAGAAAAGGGCCACAGAGTCCACCTTCGAGGTCAGTTAGAAATACACTCTGACAGGGTCTCTGTTTGATTCTGGTCCTGAACTTCCTACTGATCGATCTGTCTGCTCTGATCCAGATCAGGTCCAGAGCAGGTCCTGTGAGCACTGCAGATCTGGTCTCAGATCAATCCTTAGAGACCAAGACCCGCCAAATCAGGTGTGAGAGATTCCTGGGTGCAGAGtccagcagaggagaggaggagggagccAGGATCGGGTCCAGGTCTGAGAGGAGGCCAACTGGgcccaggaggaggaggaagatccACCCGTCTGTGTTCAGAGGGAGAGGTGccgtcaatcaatcaatcaatcagtaaCTGAGCTTTCATCAGACCAGGTCATAATAataagtctctctctctctctataggTCAGCTACGGCTGTCAGTCATTCCGGAGGCGGGGCAGCTTGTCATTCAGAGTGagtctttaaatattttccctttttaaaacCTGGTTCATCTCATGTGAACCAGTGAGTTCCAGCTGGTGGTCTGCAGTCTGctgtgggagagagggagctgcagctCCAGCTGGTGGTCTGCAGTCTGctgtgggagagagggagctgcagctCCAGCTGGTGGTCTGCAGTCtgctgtgagagagagggagctgcagctCCAGCTGGTGGTCTGCAGTCtgctgtgagagagagggagctgcagctCCAGCTGGTGGTCTGCAGTCTGctgtgggagagagggagctgcagctCCAGCTGGTGGTCTGCAGTCTGctgtgggagagagggagctgcagctCCAGCTGGTGGTCTGCAGTCtgctgtgagagagagggagctgcagctCCAGCTGGTGGTCTGCAGTCTGctgtgggagagagggagctgcagctCCAGCTGGTGGTCTGCAGTCTGctgtgggagagagggagctgcagctCCAGCTGGTGGTCTGCAGTCTGctgtgggagagagggagctgcagctCCAGCTGGTGGTCTGCAGNNNNNNNNNNNNNNNNNNNNNNNNNNNNNNNNNNNNNNNNNNNNNNNNNNNNNNNNNNNNNNNNNNNNNNNNNNNNNNNNNNNNNNNNNNNNNNNNNNNNcacacacacacacacacacagagacacagagacacacacacacacacacacacacacacacacagagacacagagagatacacacatagaaacacacagagacacagacacagagagacacacacacacacagagacacagagagacacacacacacacacacacacacagagacagagacacacatagaaacacacacacagacacacacacagagacacagagagacacacacacacacacacacacacagagacagagacacacagagatacacacacacagacacacacacagagacagagagacacacacacagagagacacagagagacacacacagagacacacacaggcacacacacagagagacacagagagacacacacagagacacacacaggcacacagagacacacacaggcacacacacagagagacacagagagacacacacagagacacacacaggcacacagagacacacacagagacacacacagagagacacacacagagacgacacacacacacacacagaaagggacacagagacagagagacacacacacagagagagacacagagatacacacagagacacacacacagagacaaagagagacacagagagagacacacacacagagacaaagagagacacagagagaaacacacacacagagacaaagagagacacagagagaaacacacacacagagacaaagagagacacagagagagacacacacagagagacacagagagacacacagagacacacacaggcacagagagacacacggagacacacagacacacacaggcacagagagacgcacacacagagacaaagagagacacagagagaaacacacacacagagacaaagagagacacagagagaaacacacacacagagacaaagagagacacagagagaaacacagagacacacacaggcacagagacATGcggagacacacagagaaacacacacagagacacagagagacacacacacagagacacagagagacacacacacagagacccagagagacacacacacagagacccacacagagagacacacagagagacacacagagacacacacaggcacagagagacacacggagacacacagacacacacaggcacagagagacgcacacacagagacaaagagagacacagagagaaacacacacacagagacaaagagagacacagagagaaacacacacacagagacaaagagagacacagagagaaacacacacacagagacaaagacaggcACAGAGACATGcggagacacacagagaaacacacacagagacacagagagacacacacacagagacacagagagacacacacacagagacccacacagagagacacacagagagacacacacagacacacagatacacacacacacacagagacacagatacacacacacacacacacacagagacacagatacacacacacacacacacacagagacacagatacacacacacacacacacacagagacacagagacacagagagacacacacacacacacacagagacacagagacacacacacacacacacagagacagagagagacacacacagaaacacacacagagacagaaagagacacacacagagacagagagacacacacacagagacagagagacacacacacagagacagagagacacacagagacagagacacacacacagagagacacacacacagagagacacacacacagagagacacacacacagagagacacacacacagagacaaagagagacacacacacagagagacacagagagacacacacaggcacacagagacacacacagagacacacagagagacacacacacacagagacgcacacacagagacaaagagagacacacacagacagacacagacagagacacagagagacacacacagacacacacaggcacagagagacacagacggAGACACACGGAGACACAcggagacacagacacacacacagagacaaagagagacacagagagaaacacacacagagacaaagagagacacagagagaaacacacacagagacaaagagagacacagagagaaacacacacacacagagacaaagagagacacagagagacacacacacacagagacaaagagagacacacacacacagagacaaagagagacacagagagaaacacacacacagagacaaagagagacaaagagagacacacacacacagagacaaagagagacacagagagacacacagagacacacacacagagaaaaagagagacacagagagaaacacacacacagagacaaagtgagacacagagagagacacacacacagagacaaagagagacacagagagacacagagagagacacacacagagagacacagagagacacacagagacacacacaggcacagagagacacacggagacacacagagacacacacacacagagacgcacacacagagacagagagacacagagagaaacacacacacagagacaaagtgagacacagagagaaacacacacacagagacaaagtgagacacagagagagacacacacacagagacaaagagagacacagagagacacagagagagacacacacagagagacacagagagacacacagagagacacagagagacacacagagacacacacaggcacagagagacacacggagacacacagagacacacacacacagagacgcacacacagagacaaagagagacacacacagacagacacagacagagacacagagagacacacacagacacacacaggcacagagagacacagacggAGACACACGGAGACACacggagacacagagacacacagacacacacggagacacagagacacacagacacacacagagacacacacacacacagagacacagagagacacacacacacacagagacacacggagacacacaaacacacagagacacacacagagacaaagagagacacagagagacacacacacacagacaaagagagacacagagacacacagagacacacataggCACAGAGAGACACGcggagacacacagagaaacacacacagagacacacacacagagacacagagagacacacacacagagacacagagagacacacacacagagacacagagagagacacacacagagacacagagagagacacacacagagacacagagagacacacacagagacacagagagacacacagagacacacacacagaaagggacacacacacacacagacagacacggagacacacagagagatacacagagacacacacacacagagggacacacagacacacacagagacacacagagacaaagagagacacacacagtcccaGATGtaaatctatatattttttctatttatagTGACGGGCGAGCGAGCAGTCGTAGATATAGATTAAaactgactctctctctccccagggGTCCACATGGGTACCATGGTGATGAGAAGCTGCCCGGTAACCATGTGACCCTCACAATACCTCTACTCCCCCAACTCATCTATCTCcatttacccccccccccccacagtttaaacctctctctctcccccctctctctctNNNNNNNNNNNNNNNNNNNNccccttcccccccccccccccacattctacccctctctctctcccccctctctctctctctctctctctctctctctctctctctctctctctctctctctctcgcttcccccctctctctctctctcgcttgcTCGCTCTGACATCACACTGAGATCTGACACTCGTTCGCCCCGGCTGctcagagagagacacagacttCGTCTTCTCTGGTGTTTCTGGAcgtctgtctctgcagctcGTACTTTCAGTAGTACCGTCAGCAGTATTTGTACTCGTGGTTTTACTTCATCAGAGCTTCACAGTGAAGCTGTCCAATCAGCAGGGACTCTAAGGAGCTCCAGAACCTCCTGAAGTGTTCCTGAGATTTTCAGGACCTGGTTCCTCAGTAGCTCCACGTGATGGAGtctgattttgatatttttgatGGTTTTAGTGAAAAACATTGACAGTGAGCTGGTTTTTGTGCAGCAGCAGGACCGTCATGGAGGCGTTCTAACGAGgccatttgtttctggtttatGATACAGAGGTTGTTGTGCAGGATCTGATTGAGCCGCCTGATCTTCTGTCAGTCGACGTCCTTTAATAACATTGTCTGTTTACGTTAGTTTTCTGAAGTACTCGAAGTGTGAAAACAGAACCGCCTGACTGTCTGACTGATCCGGTCCAGTCCGAAGACAGTCAGGATGTTCTGGAAGAACACTGCCTGGTCGTGGGAACATGCTGCaggtaatgatgatgatgatggtggttaTCTGCTCGCAGCAGATCTCAGGAGGACTCCGGACTCCGCTCCAGATACCGACCTCAACCGCATCACCACCACCGCCGCTGCCACCATCCTGTCAAACTCCACCACCAGCACTACCTCAGCCGTGGGACTGAAAGACCTGACAAACCACAGCCAGACCTCCAGTCGCCCCCACATCCTCGATCCCATCAACACTAACTACAGCAGCCATGTCTCCACGCTGTCCTCCAACACCAACCGGCGTCAGGCAACCCGAAACCGCAGCAGCGCCCAGCAGCTGACGGTGAGTCCACCTCCACTGTCACATGACACAAACATTCACCTGTACAGACATCCCCGATTGCAGGGTCATTAGGTAGATGAATTTGGACTTGGTCTTGACTTTAGACTGGTCCGTCTTGGCTTGGGAATTTATTATTCTGGGACCGGACCTGCCTTGACTTGGGATTTGTTAGAGAACATAAGGTGGTATGTTATTGGAGGATGTTAAGTGGTAGATTATTGGAGAACGTAAGGTGGTGTGTTATTGGAGAAGCTAAGTCGCAATGTTATTGATGTATGTTAGGTGGACTGTTACTGGAGAACGTAAGTCGGTATGTTATTGGAGAACGTAAACGGATATGTAATTGGAGAACCTAAGTCGGTATGTTATCGGAGAACCTATGTTCTGAACCTATGTTATTGGAGGATGTTAGGTGGTGTGTTATTGGAGGATGTAAGTCGGTATGTTATTGGAAAACGTAAGTTGGTATGTTATTAGAGGACGTTAGGTGGGATTTTATTGGAAAACGTTAGGTGGGGTTTTATTGGAGAACGTGAGGCGGTATGTTATTGGAGAACGTAAGGTGGTATGTTATTGGAGAACGTTAGGTGGGGTTTTATTGGAGAACGTAAGGTGGGGTGTTATTGGAGAACGTAAGGTGGGGTGTTATTGGAGAACGTTAGGTGGGGTGTTATTGGAGAACGTTAGGTGGGGTTTTATTGGAGAACGTAAGGTGGTATGTTATTGGAGAACGTAAGGTGGGGTTTTATTGGAGAACGTAAAGTGGTATGTTTTTGGAGAACGTAAGGTGGTATGTTTTTGGAGAACGTAAGTTGGTGTATTATTGGAGAACGTTAGGAGAATTGGTTCTAGGCACACATAGTTTATTTGGAAAGGTCCtgattttaaatgaattcaATTGTAGATTTTTAATTGTTCCATCACTTTTCTGATCTGCATCTACATCTTTATTTTATAGATTTCAGGTGATGCGTTGGTCAGGTATTATGTAAATGAGCCAGAGGTAAACATCTGACATCATTGACGGAGCACCCAGTCAGATCGTTGGTGCTGTGATCAGAccgcgtgtgcgtgtgtgtgtgtttcccatCAAAGATTCACGTTGGATGAATTATAGAGTGTAGCGTCTTCGGCTCTTCACACACCCCATACATACCGtacgccacacacacaccacacctaCCGTACgctacacacacaccccacacctACCGtacgccacacacacaccacacctaCCGTACgctacacacacaccacacctaCCGTACgctacacacacaccccacacctACCGTACgccacacacaccccacacatACCGTACgccacacacaccccacacctACCGtacgccacacacacaccacacataccGTACGCCACACATACCCCACACCTACCGtacgcc
This genomic window contains:
- the LOC123960374 gene encoding uncharacterized protein LOC123960374: MEAPLTSRKRRQEAQHQHPACKRRCREEEEEEEEMKGRRRTAGGCEENRDPREALWRRTPNLKREHRRFSQSGTRTRTSVRTGSESAAGSGFRSGSEIQSCRPQVRVAQISKTRIQTSVQTVDLRGSELVQGLVLTDRTDPGSTESNLDYRRLTRIRQKRATESTFEIRSRAGPVSTADLVSDQSLETKTRQIRCERFLGAESSRGEEEGARIGSRSERRPTGPRRRRKIHPSVFRGRGQLRLSVIPEAGQLVIQMSSSWWSAVCCGREGAAAPAGGLQSAVGERELQLQLVVCSLL